The genomic segment CCCGGGACCCTCGTGGGCCTCGACCACCGTTCGGATCGTACGGACCTCGTCGTCGACCCGCCAGACCAGTTCGGCCCATTCCAGCGGTCGGGACCGTGCCCGCCTCCATCCGCGCCGTTCGCCACGCCGCCGGATCTCGTCGCCGGCGCGCTCCCAGGGGCGCGCTCGGTTCCCGACCGTGCGGCCGGTCAGGATCCATACCAGATCTCCGACCTCGAACGACCCGCCCTGGGCCTCGAATCGACCCGGGCGCTCCCCCATGTCGGTGAATCGCCCCGTGCGACGATCGAACAGAAGAGCCGTGTCCGCGGTCCAGACGAGGACCTCGTGGACGGGAGCCCTGCCCTCGGGCCGGTAGCGGATCTCGACACGGGCGGACGCGTCGTTGCGCAGGAAGGCGTGGACCCGGGCCTCGGGGCCCATGCCCGGCAACGGACCGCGCGCGGTGCCCCGGAGCTCGACGCCCCCCGTGCGCGTGCCCGACAGGGGCGGTGGGGCGACCTCTCCGCCCCCGCGCGTCGTCGCGCAACCCGCGGTGACGATCAGGGCCGCAGCCACGGCGAACACCACGTATCGGCGACGGTCAGGGCTGCTCACGCATCGCCTCGCGCATGGCCTCGATCCGCTCCTCGAGGCGTTCGGTGTCGCCGCCGGCCACGCGCGCCCGCTCGAAGCTGCGCAGCGCCTCTTCGTGGCGGCCGAGCGCCGCCAGGCATTCGCCCACGTGCTCGAGGACGACCGGATCGTCCCCGAGGAGGTTGACGGCCTTGATCAGACGATCGAGAGCCTCCTCGTAGTGCCCCTGCCGGTACAGGACCCATCCCAGGCTGTCGACGTAGGCACCGTTGTCGGGCTCCTCGGCGACCGCTTCCCGGATCAGACGTTCCGCGCGCTCCAGTTCCCAGCCCTGGTCGGCCAGGAGATAGCCGTAGAAATTCTTCAGGTGAGCGTCGTCGGGTTCCAGCTCCAGGAGGCGCTCCAGCGTCGCGCGTGCGCCCTCGAAGTCGCGGTTGGACTCCTGCACCACGGCCAGGTCGTAGAGCACCTGGAAGTTCTCCTGATCCAGCTCCGCCGCCCGCTGAAGCCAGGGCTGGGCCCGCTCGGTGCTCCCTGCCCTCCGCAGAAGGGCCCCCAGGAGGTAGTTCTGGCGCACGCTGTCCCCGGACACGGCGTCGGCGGTGCGATCGAGCCAGCGTTCGAATGCGGCGATCTCCCGCTCGTCGGCACGCCCGGAGAGCAGGCCCGGATCGGCCTGCGACATGGCCAGCAGGAGGCTCACGTGCGCGCCTCCGTCTTCCGGAGCCGCCTCCGCTGCCCGACGCAGCTCCTCGACGGCGCGCTCGTAGTCGTCGAGCTCCATGTACAGTTCGCCGATCGTGCGCCGCACCCGCGCCGGATCCACCTCGGGATTCTCCACCAGCGGTTCGAGGACCGCGATCGCCTCCTCCCGCCGGTCGAGCGAAGCGAGCAGGTCGGCGACGATCATGCGTGCTCGTGGTTCCAGCACCCCGCGCCGAGCCATCGGCAGGAGGAGCTCCACCGTGCGCTCGCGGTCTCCGCGGGCCAGATAGAGATCGGCCAGGCGCGCCTGTTGGGTCGGTCCGAGTGCGTCGCGGTCGACGAGGTCCTGGAGCATGGTCAACAGCTCCTCGTCCCGCCCCTGCAGACGCAGCAACTCCGAGAGGCGATCGATCGCCTCGACCGAATCCGGCTCGAGTTCCAGAGCCCGGCGCCAGGCGGCTTCGGTCTCCTCGGGGCGTTCCAGCTCGAGCAGGACATCGCCACGGCGGATCCTCCACGCGGCCACCTCTGGCTCC from the Candidatus Krumholzibacteriia bacterium genome contains:
- a CDS encoding tetratricopeptide repeat protein, whose protein sequence is MTALLRKTLRGRLPAGAGAMVLALSACASTSTTDVPRTPTAPSQATLDVPDPVLPEDVAIALLVGSALLESGDARSALEYYRRAHRLLPEDPELARRYVDVALRAGRAEAALTTLEDLVDRFPEDAGLARQRAQLLAMTGRTEQALTAAEELVERFPGDDFGAELRVELLQQAGRPQEALAAVDAMIEREPEVAAWRIRRGDVLLELERPEETEAAWRRALELEPDSVEAIDRLSELLRLQGRDEELLTMLQDLVDRDALGPTQQARLADLYLARGDRERTVELLLPMARRGVLEPRARMIVADLLASLDRREEAIAVLEPLVENPEVDPARVRRTIGELYMELDDYERAVEELRRAAEAAPEDGGAHVSLLLAMSQADPGLLSGRADEREIAAFERWLDRTADAVSGDSVRQNYLLGALLRRAGSTERAQPWLQRAAELDQENFQVLYDLAVVQESNRDFEGARATLERLLELEPDDAHLKNFYGYLLADQGWELERAERLIREAVAEEPDNGAYVDSLGWVLYRQGHYEEALDRLIKAVNLLGDDPVVLEHVGECLAALGRHEEALRSFERARVAGGDTERLEERIEAMREAMREQP